The genomic interval CCCTGGAAAAAATGGGTAGGTTATAAAGACAGCAATTTACACTTAAATAAAAATGTCCTAAAGTACTTTGcccagagagagggtgggggggagggtgcggaATTGAGAGAGAATAAGCATACAGTGGGAAAGAGATAACTGTTTGCATTAATGTTTGGCAAAGGTAATTCTCAAAGTATTCAGCAATGAACCTTACTGCTATTCTGACACCGCAGATTTACAGAGCGAGATCTCATCAAAAAAAGGTGTGGGATTGAAATTTAGTCTCTGCAATGGTGCCACGACAATATCATCGATTGtcaccaacaaaaaaaaacaacatctggttcaccaatgtccttaagggaaggaaatctgctgtccttacctggtctggcctacatatgactccatgtCCAcaactatgtggttgactcttaactgaattttgaaatggcctagccagccactcaattatcaagggcaattaaggatggggaacaaatgctggccttgccagtgacgcccacatcccatgaaaaaaacaaTCTGCCATATGATCACATCTCCGACAATGTGTTGTAATGAAACCGTTGCATTGGTGGTGCTACCGTATGGAAAAGATATTAAACTGCTACCCTATCTGCCTGTTCTAGTGAACAATGTGAATACGAAATCTCTCTATCTCAAAAAGCTCCGCTTAGAcagcccccatcaaacactcccaggacaggtacagcacgggggttagatacagagtaaagctccctctacactgtcccccatcaaacactcccaggacaggtacagtatgggggttagatacagagtaaagctccctaaagaaaaaaaaatggggttagatacagagtaaagctccctctacactgtcccccatcaaacactcccaggacaggtacagcacgggggttagatacagagtaaagctccctctacactgtcccccatcaaacactcccaggacagggacagcaagggggttagatacagagtaaagctccctctacactgtcccccatcaaacactcccaggacagggacagcaagggggttagatacagagtaaagctccctctacactgtcccccatcaaacactcccaggacagggacagcaagggggttagatacagagtaaagctccctctacactgtcccccatcaaacactcccaggacagggacagcaagggggttagatacagagtaaagctccctctacactgtcccccattaaacactcccaggacaggtacagtatgggggttagatacagagtaaagctccctaaagaaaaaaaaatggggttagatacagagtaaagctccctctatattgtccccatcaaacactcccaggacaggtacagcacgggggttagctgCTGCCTGATTGAGGACTGCTCAGtggttaacgaggttcagctgcaAGAGGAAGACTGAGACTTTAAGGAGGGTTTTTCCATCTAGCCCTGTCTCCAAAAGAGGAAAGCAGGAGGCCAGAAGAACTGACAGCTCTTATGGGTTTGGCTTTttgaagccctttcattgattgttgtggggagggggaaagaagagacctgaagatctTGGGTGGGGCTGTTTTGTTTGAACAGGGGGATCCCGTGTTTTAACAGCATCGAATAGgaactccctccccaccccaatgacctagcctgggatagctggagctgcccagatGAAGAGACTTTCTCCTTTCCCTTTTCTGTTTTCCCTCAATGCTGGAAGCAACGTGTGCTTGGGCAACttacagctgtcccaggtgaagatatcgcaacccccccccccctcctcccccaactggaagaccagcgagAGGACTGACTTGATGCAACATCTgaaaagagactgattcctcctgaccTTCCTCTCCTTCAGCCTCTCTCCCTTGCCATAACCTCCAGCAGAGTATTTGTGGGACAATTTGTTATTATTATTTTTTGTTCTCCTTTCTCTCAAACCTTATTTTATTTCAACGGTGGGTGTGACTGTTCCaccccatggcttcacagtcctctccggtggtggggccttcctatgctgcagcagccacTCCTGTATCCccatcaccatttaaaatcttgacatcaaggcatgggGTGAAGTGTTACACCCACCCGACCACGAATACTGAGGCATGTGTTAAGGCAATGGTCGAGGTAGTcaacccctcggccattgttgcagcctcaaagatgtacgggaaggcagtgtcttTCCTGAAGACTGAGCAGGCGGGGAGGCCCTGGCCCCAAGCGGGGGCTCTACCGTGGGCTGGACCTTCCTGCCAGCGAACCCtctggaggagagcgcctcggctgtccgggcagccgacTCCGGGGATGGACCGGTGTGCGGAGGAGCAGCTgaagcccctcactgcgggtgacgagggggctcgggagtgtggagcgctcccggccgagttgACCCCCTGCTCAGccagaactgctcattggacccaggccccgaaatccTCCTcgggagctgcctctcggaaatgccctccgtgccattctaatcggcgcggaggggtttcctgtacgggctgctcctgcacactctccacttcctcaccctcgtcagcTGGCCAGACACACCCTggtggtccgcgttgccatctggcggcgaggggaaaccccgatggaggtctctgtacgtgggagtcctccccctttacatcagggacctggggtggaggatgttgcacagggcagtcctgtgcaatagacttttaagtaggttcacggactcccaggccgcctgtactttctgcggcctggacgagtccgtattCCAcgaatatatggagtgtgcgaggttgcagcccctctttgagtatttgaaggggctgctcctcaaattctggctgcacttcagtcccatgctcctgatctttggtcaCCCGGTGCGGAAGGGCGTggaccgggaggaggatctcctcgtcggtctgctcctgggcctggccaaggtggcaattcacagatccaCACTGTGGGCTgtcaggggtgcgggggagggtgggtggggggtccgtcctccctgattgcctgcccctcttccgcggttatgttcgTGCCCGGGCATCCCTGGaggaggagcatgcggtgtccgccggtacgcttgaggccttccgcgaccggtgggcaccgcagggactggagtgcatcgtcgacgccgagaatggcattttaatttgagtttttgttttatttatctgtttttaataaagttatttatttaaaatgtatataaaggaggcctggggaataaaggtcaccttatatatatatatatatatatatatatataaaaacaggtttgatacaaagtaaagctccaaaAAATAAATGGGTTAGATatcgagtaaagctcactctacactgtccacatcagaaAAGGTCTCCACCCAAGGTGGAGCTGCCATTCTTGTGGTTTCTCTGTGTTCACTTATTCATGAGTATCATATTGAAGAAAACCTTCGAGCTGCAGTGAGATTGTCCCAAATTCAGTTTACACCCGAGTAAACTGTTCCAGCCAACACGGGGGAGAGTTTTATTCCATTATTCTGGAGCTGCACTCAGACCCAGGGTGACAGGATGGCACTTGAACCATTTCACCATCATTTCATGAAGAACCAGGTTCTGGGAGATTCTAGACGATGCTGATTATAACCTGCAATCCATTCCTGTCTGGTTTTTTTTTCACAGCTCCCACATTTACCAGAACCTTTATTGAGAAGAAAGCCGGTCGGAGTAATTTGGTGTGTTTGGTGAAGGGCTTTTCCCCCAGTGACATTAAAGTGAGCTGGGCGAGAAACGGAGTCACTGTCAACGGATCAGAGATAACAAACATCCTACCTCAAAGGGATGGGACCTTTCAGGCGAGAAGTATCCTCACATTGAGTGGAGATGTTGATGCTTCATATTCCTGTCAAGTGGAACATGAGACCATCACTGGCAAACTCATAGTACTGCTCGGTAAGGAAATAAAAAACAGCAGTCTTTCACTAAGATTGTGGTGGTCTTCTACCATAACTTCACCTTACTGCACTGTCTACATATCTCTAATTCCCTTCGtactcaaaaatctatccacctctgtcttgaatatactcaaccactGATCGTCCACAgatctctggggttgagaattccaaagattcgcaaccctctgagtgaagaaatttctcctcttctcagttgtGGCCTCTCCCCCAGTCAGTAATGGGAAGTGACCATGTATCtgcttccttccctgtctctcacaACCTTCTACCACCTCCTGCAACTCACTGTCACACCATTGCCATGGGCCATTTACTGGTGGGTAATGTTCAGGGAGCTTTAACACCTACGGAACCGGATgagtgtgaagtgtgtgtgtggggaacgtcCTGGTGTCAAACACAAAGTAAActatctccccccctccccctccccctcccaacggTCCTTTCCTCAGAACGCAACAGGATCGCAGAAAATGAAGCTTTGATCATCGTTGGAGCCGTGCTGGGAATACTGGGAATAAGTGCGGCTGTGGTGACTGGAATTCTCTACTGCTGCATCTTAAATCGTAAGTTACTACACTAGATATAAACTCTCGTTAATGTTACAGATTAAATTGGGTTGATGTTGAATTGTTAACCTTCCTGTTTCTCATGCAGGTGGCAACCAGTTCAGTGTTCACCCAACAGGTAAGAGAAACTGTCCTTTACTCTGAATAATTGTGGCCGGGTAAGAATATTTTAGGTTTGGAGATATGTTTAACACGGCCGGACAATTTGGTGTTTTACTGTTTGCAGCGAAGTTCACAAACCGGGCAGGACCGTGTGGAGTGAATCCATGCAACGCCAGTGTGCGGTCCAACACCTCAAACTCCTCCAACTCCAGCAGCACATCAGGTAACGGGGGTTTTGTAACCTCGTGAACTCAAAAACAGATCCACACCAACCATCCATCTCAACAATGTGATCTTACCCAGGAATAACGTAACTGGATCCCCCCTCCCCGCAGACCAGGAAGCTCCCACGCTTGGCCCCTGGGTTGATGCTAAGATCCTTCATCACAGCTGGTGCAGGACAGGAGTGGAACGGTTGGTCTCAGTGCCCCTGGGCTGGGCGGGGTTGGGGAACATTCATAACCATCCCTGCTCCTGGCCACGATCCGGTGATTCCTGCGGGAAAGAGCGCAGGAGTGGACATTAGGATCAGGATCCGCGATGCCTATCCCACCAACTGTTGACCCTCACAGTTAGGAGACACACCTGGTCAATGACTGCTAACATGGGCTACCCAGTAGGTGCCATGTGTGTGGGACTGTGCTCAAACAGGGGGGCATCAtccagaggggaaggggagaggctgGTGAGAGAATAACAATATTCTTTATATCTGTGAACCGGTTTTCAGCAACGGTTTCCTGGTTTGCAACCCAGGACTGACAAAAGCTTTGAACGAATTAACACGACACCTTGTTCTCTTCTTTACAGCTGATGGTTTGACTAAATCCCATGCATAAGGTGAAAGGTCTGTCGAATGTATTCACTGTTACTGCAGAAACTGGGGCCTGTGTCTCTGTGCTGTGAGGGATTCATCTGTCACCTCAACAGATAGGACGCAGATCGTCCGTGGGCAAATAAGCATTCATTAAATAAAACCTCAATGAGAACCTTCCTGTATACAATAAAGACTGTCACTGTATTGATTCAATAATTCAGTGTCAAATTATTTGTCTTGGATTTTCTGAAGGAACTGTGCTGTCAGTGCAGACACAAATGGTAACAATTACACATCCACTTTAGAAAGCACATGAACGAGGCTGATGCTAAAGtgcagtatcgagggagtgctgcattgtcactggcACTGTCTTTTGCATGAGATATTGACGGAGCCCCGTCTGTCTGTTCAGTTCAATGTTAAAGATCCCACGCCATTGTTTAAAGGAACAAAGAGTTCTTCTTGTGCTGAAGACACTCTCTCTTATC from Heterodontus francisci isolate sHetFra1 chromosome 49, sHetFra1.hap1, whole genome shotgun sequence carries:
- the LOC137358395 gene encoding SLA class II histocompatibility antigen, DQ haplotype C beta chain-like — encoded protein: MSVFYRWVFVAVSVLAVVDSSSDLHLFHVQCECIYRDNKLADLSWQDAYDGTTVMYYDTAGKTFVAVQPIARAEVDRRNSNTDYTESVPRLIEGLCDKIKQTAGTSNFTLEKMAPTFTRTFIEKKAGRSNLVCLVKGFSPSDIKVSWARNGVTVNGSEITNILPQRDGTFQARSILTLSGDVDASYSCQVEHETITGKLIVLLERNRIAENEALIIVGAVLGILGISAAVVTGILYCCILNRGNQFSVHPTAKFTNRAGPCGVNPCNASVRSNTSNSSNSSSTSADGLTKSHA